CCCGCGTCGATGTAATTTGATTCGAAGCAAAGTGAATTATAACGCGTTGGTAAATTGACGAAGTTAAGCCCGCCGGTAAATTCATTAGCCCGCGTCAAACTGTCCGGTGTGCCTTGGGTGAAACGACATTGTGGTTGTTAATTTTACGACCGATTCAGTTTGATGCGTTCTGAATGAAATCCGAACAAGTTAACATCctctttaaataaataaattattcgaTCCGTTGACTTATTCGTTTTCAGTGATATGAAGTCGAATTTCCTGATGGAGGTGCCAAACTTACGAAATTGCACCGATCTACGAGTTTTGTGAGTAATTTTATTACAGTTGAAGGAAACCTTTTATTTTAGTTGAAGGGACGATAATTAAAAGAATAAAAGATATGAATACATAAAGTAAAAAAAGGTAGAAGAGTAAATTGAATTTCGTAAATGAAAAAAGAGGATATACTTTTTTAGGGATCTGGCCAGTAACATGATTTCGTCGTTGCTACACGAGCCGTTCAAAGGTCTGAACATGCTGCACGACCTGCTTCTGTCAAACAACAAATTGCAAGTAATCCCAAGCGACGCATTTACGGGGTTGTCGAGGCTGCAGGTGCTGTAAGTGTCCGTCGCTTGTAATTACTCTCACGTAGTATACGCCACCGTTATCctgttaaagaaaaaaaaaggaggatttGATGTTTCAGGGATCTAGAGAGCAATTACATCGAGTATATTCACCCTGACGCGTTTAAGGAGACGAAACAGTTGGAGGACCTGTTAGTATACAGGCAAATCTACGATTATCATTTACTTTCTGCGTTTTATGCATTTGTTATTAATATGTTGTACGATCTTCATATTTTCTTGTAATTTTAGAAATCTTGGGAACAACGTGTTTCCAGCACTACCAACGTTAGGGCTCTCAGGCTTGTTACACCTTAAGACGTTCAACAATCCAGCGCTGAGGGAGTTCCCAGCACCAGAAAGGTTCCCACGCGTGCAAACGATGATACTGTCGTACGCTTATCACTGTTGCTCATTTCTGTCGCTCGAAGCAGAGGATCCGGTGACGAAGCCCTCCGTACAAGAGTCTATCCTTTACCCCACCGACATAGAGATCGATATGACTCTATGGAACTCGAATTTCACCGATATCTGGCCACAGCTCAGTAAGTAGTTCAATGGACCGGTCCCGTCGATGAGGTCCTTCAAGATTTTACGTTCTAACTCCTTAAATTCGATACCATGTTCGAGATTTTTATCCTTATAAATCGAAAAAAAATCTCTCAGTCCACTATTTTCCACATCTCATTCCCTTGTTCCTAACTTACTCAATTTCTGTTCCATTTTGTACTAAAAGATTAACTTAAAAGTTTAAAGAAGGAGTTCTGAACAGTATCGACTGAAGGTTCCTCTCATCGTATCGAGTCATTAAAATTCACTGTCATCATCTCACGACACCTCTCATCGTAGcgtaaatataattattatatttcatcagcTTAACAAAAAAGTAACAAGTTTCACAAGGTTCCTACTTTAATATATTTTAGCGAGGACGTTGCTTGAAACAATTTTATTCTGTTGGAAAATTAGCTTGTTACACTTTAGTTTACGAGTCGTTCGACACTGAAATGCTGCAAAGCGCAAACCGTATAAGCCCGATTGTGTTCTTTATGCATAAACTACAAGTAGATCGTAGAACATTTTCAGATTTTAGTTTGACACAGGTAAACAAATTTCGACACTTGACTTCTTCATCGTGTGCCTTCAACTGGAGCCAAGGATTAAAAAATGCTCTTAGAATCAGTTACATGATTTAAATGCGCCATTTTAGATGCATCATTAGTAAGAATTCGCATAGAATCATAGAAAAATACAAATTCACCAAAATACATTCTCCCACGTGAGATATCATCTAAATCTCTTTACAATCATCGATTCAAtccaccaaaaaaaaaaaacctcaAACGACTTTGCAGCACTGAAGTGATGACGTGTTTTAGATAACATGACCGACAAATTTGGCTCGCAAATAAATGAACTTTGGGCTAACTTTGGTACAGATTTTACGTACCCTGGTAACCTGCCTTCATATGTTGAGGATTATTTTGAAGAGCAGAACAGCCGAGCCACGGTACCAACTCAAACACTGCCTTCTCACGTACAGTGCCTACCTCAGCCTGGTAATATTAATATCAATTGTTCTTCAAATACTCAAGAGATATTTAACTTGCGGTAGAGAAAAGAATTTCAAGTGATTCGCGGTTTCCAGGTCCTTTCCTTCCGTGCCAAGACCTCTTCGACTGGTGGACTTTACGTTGCGGTGTGTGGGTAGTATTTTTACTTGCCATGCTCGGAAACGGAACTGTAGTGTTTGTGTTAATATTCTCTAGAAGCAAGATGGATGTTCCTCGGTTTCTAGTTTGCAACCTTGCTGCGGCAGACTTTTTCATGGGCATTTACTTAGGTCTGTACGAGGAATCTAACAAATGATGGTTACTGAACGGTGTAACCAATCCAGTACTAGATATCGTACTACTCAGATCTATAGATAGATTTTGAATCATGTTTTATATCCCTTCAGGTCTTCTAGCAGTAGTGGACGCCTCAACCTTGGGCGAATTCCGCAAGTATGCCATCCCATGGCAAACTTCCGCCGGTTGTCAGTTGGCCGGGTTCCTAGGTGTCCTTAGTTCCGAATTAAGCGTATACACGTTAGCAGTGATCACCTTAGAAAGGAACTACGCCATAACGCACGCGATGCACCTGAACAAGAGGCTATCTCTGAAACATGCAGGTTACATAATGACTGTAGGTTGGTGTTTTGCCCTGTCGATGGCAAGTTTGCCTCTGATCGGTGTGTCAGATTACAGAAAGTTTGCAATATGCCTGCCGTTTGAGACCACGGGGAGTGCGGCGCTGGCGTACGTGATCTTTTTGATGTTGATCAACGGCGTCGCGTTTCTTATATTAATGGGATGCTACTTGAAGATGTATTGCGCCATCAGAGGCTCCCAGGCGTGGAATTCGAACGATTCTCGAATCGCCAAGCGAATGGCTTTGCTGGTGTTCACCGACTTCCTCTGCTGGTCACCCATTGCGTTCTTCTCGCTCACAGCCACATTCGGGTTGCAGCTGGTGTCACTTGAACAGGCGAAAGTATTCGCCGTGTTTGTACTGCCATTGAACTCCTGCTGCAACCCGTTCCTATACGCCATCTTGACCAAACAGTTTAAGAAAGATTGCGTGCTTATTTGCAAGGCGATCGAGGAGTCCAGGGTGACCAGGGGGATCGGCAGATGCCGGCACAGCTCGAACTTTAGCAACAGACAGACACCCGTGAACACGAATAGCTTAGTGGATAGATCCTCGAGAGATAATCAACCTCCATGCGCCTGTAATTCGAGACTGCTTGAAACCAGCCAATGTTCCGGCTACAGACGATGGGGAACGAGAATACTATGGCCCTGTGCGAAAGACACGCGGCCTAGGCATGCGCGCAGTGACCAGTATGCTTACCAAATCGCGGAGATTCAACAGAAACAGCACAAACGAGCCTCGTCGGTATCCTCCAGCGAGAACTTCTCCTCGTCCAGGTCCGATTCGTGGCGACAGACTCATCACTGTGGTATCCCATTGAGGCTATTAGATCCCAAACGAAGAGGTTCGTCATGGTTAATCACGAGAAAACCGTCGCAAGACTCGAATCTTAGTTCCTCCAGAAATGATTCCTCCGGTTCCGCTACTACTGCCAGCACTAGTACTTGGAGGATGTCGAGGTCCAGTGCGTCTTTAGAGGTGACCGCAAGGAACACACCTAGACCAGCCAAATCGAAGCCAAGACTGACTCGTCAACTGGCCATACAGGAACCAGAACCACCCGGATCGCCAAGTAGACTAGCTGTCAGGCTTCTCGCGACCATACCATCTGCGGCAGAAACCAGCGACCAACAAGATGACGATAATACGCCACAGAATTGAATGGGTTACTTGCGTGTATTTCGATTTATTAGAGATTATAGTCAGTTGTAATAGATGAGGCGTGTGCAACTGGTGTTCCGTACATCCAAGAGATCGTTATTACTGTGAACATTATATACCGCGCCTGGTATGGTATGCGTGGTAGAAGGAAGCTTACCACCAAGCGGGCCTCAGTTGCATGGTCCTTGTAGTAAACTAGATACGAGTCTCTTTGCTCCTGAATGGTTTCAGTATTAAGTGTCCTCTGAGAGATAAGCAGGGTGAATCATCCCATGTATGTGCACGATTTCCATCATCGCATGTCTGAAATTATGCGAATTGATAAAAGATGGACAATTTAACAAAGCTTCTTCCTTCAACGTTCGCTGTAGAACTTCGTTTGTAGTGTACACAACATTGATTGTAAATGTTACAGTTTTGTTTCTTGTTTCGTTTTGGACTGTTCTTTTCTTTCGACGAGAGAATTTTACATTAGAAAATCTACGGTACGTTGAAAGAAGAATAATAATATTGTACATTATCCTCCTCGTACAGTTATTTATGCCAATTTTGATAGATGTGAGGAGGAGGATCTGTCTTTTTTGACCGTCCGTTGTACACACAAGCGAATTGCACCAAAAGAGTGCAACTGGCAAATGCAATAGTTAGATTCGTTAAATACTGCCAAGATTTACCATGTCTTACAATATAGGTGATTTTTAACACGTTCACTGTTAGatatatttacattaatttttcgTATGAGGCAAAATCAAAATTCTTCTTTCTATATATATTTAAAGAAAATAAGTATTTAAGTTGACAACCCTTTTGGTGAAGGGACCTCTTAAATTTGCATATTTGTTTAAACGTATCTTGaatgaaaattttattaaaTGTTTAATTCCACGACAGTCAACGTGTTAACTTAAATGTCATAGCATTCTAATCTAATTTGACGGACAGTTGCGGTTCGATATCTGAAGAAATTGACAAGAAGGTCAATTTCGTTGCAAGTTGTATTATAAGAAGACCTTGGAGAATTGTAACGTTAAATCCGCGACAAGGAACTCTATAGTGTTCGCGTAAAACTAGAGCGATGAAGTATTTattgataaattaaaaaaaaaagaagacgcaCACAGTATTCTCTGTTCATTTTTTCAAGAAAGTATTCCGCTCAACAGGAACGCTTCTTTGCCCGTTGTTCGAGAAGGGTACACCTTTGCATCACGGGATTAGTATTTAAAATCCATTGTTCGATTGTTATTAAGCGTGTTTGCGTTGTTATAAGACTGACGATTTACTCGATTTCTCTCATAACTCTGGACCGGTTTCTAACCGAAGATCCGAGCGTGTAATACAATGTCTAATTAATTGAATATCGTAACACTAGCGGTAAACGATACAGTTAACCAGCGAATAATTTATTTCTTAATTATTAAGGTGGTCCATAAATTtacaaacgaattttaattacgTGTGAAGCTGAACGTAGTCAATGAATTAATCGCACGCAAGTTTTTTTTATCCACTTGTTCTTGCGATAAGGAAATTATTGTCAAAGTCGGTCACGTAACAGTAAAGGATTGTCTGAAAATTTATGAACCAACTCAAGAGCAATGTATCCGTTGTTACATTCGTTAATCACAGAGATGAACGATCGTATTGTTGTGCAGCTGTAGTTATTCGATCGCTAAGTCTCACTTAGACTATACTAGCCTAAAAATTATTATAAGATCGTTACGGCGTGCAAATGTTTATACgcgattttaaatttaatgacAAAGATGGTCACTAGTATTAACTACCGGACTTATTGGTGATGAGTGCGTCGTTTGTTCTAAGCGCAATTCTTTCCATATGTAAATACCGTTTGAGATTTTCAAATTATAGTTACCCATCTAGAAagatgttgcattatttccAATGATCAGATCTAAAGTAATTTCTGGATATTCGTGTTAGGGAGAACGCTATAATTCTATAACCACTTTAAGCCTCATATATTTTTCTATGTACTCATTTCTACAACTACTCTACTTTTACTTTTACAATTGTATATCGCACAGATGCATAGACGATAATATTTAAACTACTTTCTCAGAAAAGGATAAGCAGAACTTATATTTGAAAGTCTCAAACTGTATGACCTCTGTACGAACCTAAGCCAAAATCGGCTGCCAGTTCTGATTAGCTGCGATCGTTTAAGACGTTTTGTCTTCTGTCGCCCTTGGCGTAACCATCGATGAACATATTTTGCGCGTGTGTCCGGTCGGAACTATTTAATAACGATTTTTCTAATAAAAAAAAACCGATAATCACGACAAGAAGAGAGAATTGTTGCATCGTGATACCCTTAAAAAATACAGGAAGTATTCGTGCGAGTCTAAAGAGGAATGAATGGTCGGCTAAGGGGAGCTGCCTGGTTTTCGtggaatttccgtttatttttgAAAAAAAACGTCCCGTGTTACAAGGAAGACTTGTCCTCGTCGTTAAAACGGCGAATGGTATAACAGTAATACAAtaggaataatttaaatatttatctAAAATAAATTCAACTCCGAATATACATGATACATTTGTATAACCCGCGCTTTCCACGCCGGCACGCATATACACGTTACCAACTAAAAACATAAGACTTCGTGCCGAATTATTGTCACTGCTCGTGGTTCAGAGGCATGAATTAAATGTCGAATAATAATCAACGCTCGATGCTTGAACGTTGGCAGTGGGCTTTCGATTTGATTAACGTTTTCAAATATTGAATTTAACGCCGTGTCAGGCATGCCCCGTTTAAGTATCGCAATAACAGACATCTCAAGCTCTTGTCGAAACATACATTTACCAGCGCACAGAATTCTTTTCGAAAATCGAAAGCTGATACGTTGCATTTTATGAGAACTCTTTTTTTCAGTTCAGAAcgatttcaaatgaattgaCGAGCGATTTGTTCCAAAGAATGGCTAGAACAATAATTTGTTTGGAATATTTACAAGTTTTTGAGCTTAACTCGCAAAGTACAAGAAATTTCGTTTTAAAGAAGACTCCGTTTGAAAGGACATAAGGTTCAAGTCTCATACTTTTTGCTGGTGGTATACGTAAACTATATTGTACACGTTCCTATATTCTTCTATTTGTCTACCATTCCATCCTCTTTCATTCTTCCGTTCACTCTGTGTCCCTACTAATAATCAGTAAATTGCAGAGGCGAATTAAGCGGTTAGGCGGACCAAGCGGCCGCGTGATAAAACATCTCAACTTCAAAATCTTGTAAATGATCAACTTGGTTGAAGGTTCGAGAAACCCTCCATAAAATAATCGAATAGATCTGAAAGAAAAATATTCAATTTGTGGCCTCTAAGTTACGCTTAGAGCCCTCGAACTTGTCTTGATCCGCCCCTAGGAAATTGAATTCTGATACCAAATACCTAGGTGATATAATTAGCGAGATATACACACAATCTTAAACAAAAAACTCTCCCTTATAAACGTCACTCGTAATTACAAAACGTATTGCTCAAAAGTCCTAAAGGAATCAACAAATCTTACCACGTAGTCTTTTTTTTTACGAATCCATTAAGTACCAGCTCGTCTATTCTCGTAAACAATCCGAAAATCCTTTTCATTTCTGGTATTTCCTTTTCAGCTAATTTTTACATCGCCGTGTGTTTTTTTTCGGGCATAAAAAATCGAATCCAGCACGAACGTATTCGGGAACGTTACCAGTCATTAATAACTTAGTTCATTAAAACGTTGTTCTTGTATACATATAGAACTCTAACTCTACAGGTATATTTTAAGTTAcgtatattattttataatcgCAAAATTATCTTTCAAACAAGTTATTAGAAATTTTCAGTAATTATTAACTACTTTTAGGAACGATCAGCATTGGATATGATCACTTAAGGGTCTTTACAACTTGTACAGATCGAAAGGGTTTTGCGTGACGTCTGATACTGTCAGAAACTGAGAAATCGCATTAAAACTGGTACTTAATGGGTCAGTTACTAAGTAAGACACTAAAACGAAGCTGACACATTTTATTCTCAATTTCTTGGTGTTTGCTTTGTTTACACGTTGCTTCGATGGCTCTGCATTCATCTAATTAATAGAAATGAATACCAACATAGATACCAATCTTCTAGATGATCGAATAAACGAGTCGTATGAATAATCGTGGTCGATATTGCTATCGAAAAGGAAATCTTGCCTCGCAGGGTCAGTGCACGAATTTTCGGACGGTCTGTGATCTCTCGTCCTGTCGAGAAAAGTACAGGTCGAACGAAGGAATATGTTTATACCAAACGGCTTGATAAAATTGACCCCAAGTGTTTTTTCTCTATTTCAATTCTAGCTATAGGGAACACCCATAAACATGCCACGTAATTTGATGAACGACTCGGAATCACAGGGGTTATTTTCTGCGGAGACACGATTCATGCATTAGATGTTAATCCTAGAAACTCCGAAGTGGGATTTCGTCGACGAGTTCACAAATCGTAAATCGAATAATTCGTTTTTTCCTGGTAcaaaagttttttttttatatacgtcGTATATACATATAGAGTACATTTGCATGCTTTTTAATTCTTAAACGAAATTCTGATTTAAGCATGAAACTTTTCGATTTGTAGATTCGACGGACACATTCTCCAAGGGAGTATTAGGATCAATTAAATCGATTTCTTCTTTCATCCTACTGAAGAACACGAACATCgacgtatattatatattgaagCTGTAGGATTTTATTACTCATTAACCCATTGCAGTCTCTTAGCTTCTTTTAATCACAGAAGATATAccatataatataaaaaatcGTTCAACAATTCATGTCCATAAAATTACAAATAGAGACAGAATAGAAATCTGCTTTCCAATTCTTGTATTTTAAAAGACTGCAAAAAGGACTAATTGATacgtacttttttttttaattagcaCAGTGTTCGCCTATCACTTTCATTCCTAGTTGAATGTTCACTGTTTCAGGCATTTTAACGACAATGCCATTATGGTAATACAATTGGCAGGAATACACGATTGGTAAACGATAAAATTCGCAGTTCTTACACGGCCGTGTTAAGCCGGAAGCCCTCGCAAGCTGTTACATTTCAAACGTTAAAGGTTCTTTTGAATACTTAATTACGATAATATTTTTTTGTACTATTATCTACTAATTGAGCCTAGAAGATCGTTTTTCAACAACCGATCTTTGCAACTATCGCCCCTATTATTTCTCATGGTACATACAAATGTTAAATCGAACTTGGTCCATTAAACGCTGAAATCCCTTCATCTCTCTATTGCTCTTATAATACACGTATCCTTATAATCAATATAATACAGGTGTTATTACCGGTCGAGGTTTTCCATCGACTGTAATTGTATCCATAGTTAATTACAGAGCTAATACATACTAACAAGCTTCTCTATACAAGTAGCCTCTCTAAAGGGCCACGTGATCCTCCGCCCACAAGTGCATCTTTAAGAAGAGCTTACATCTTACAGAATTGTTCGTTATTTTGATCGGAATAAAAGATCGATTAACCCTGAGATATAAATGTGTCAGTTTGCCAGTCGGAAAAAGTGCGAGCTAAATAATTGTACAAGTGTCAATTGGAATAACAAGCCAGAGAAAGGAATGCGCATAATGTAAATAAATTTGCGTGACAAGTAAATTGTTAGGTAGTGAATAAAAAAAGTCCACTACTCGTGGAGCCAGGTGAAAATACACGGCAAGGTAAACGTACATTATTGAAAAATGTTATGCAACACAAGAGGAAAGATCAAGCAATAATAATCGATTAATTGTGCAGGTGTTCAGGGGGAGAACCCAGTGAAACGTAAATCAAAGAATAGGAAGCTTTCGTTCAAACTCTCCGTGGTATCGATTCGAAACTTATCATCCAACTTCCAAATGTCCGGATTATTTCTAAATTTCCATTCTCATTTACAGATTTCCATTCTCTTTTTCACCTGGGATTTAAATCGCGCATTAAATGCTAAATTTTATGGAATTCGTTTTAAAGCATTAAGAAACCAATCCACGGGAAAGCCAATCGGTGCGAGGATACTGATACTTTTATCAGAATCGCCTGTTACAGTG
The sequence above is a segment of the Xylocopa sonorina isolate GNS202 chromosome 7, iyXylSono1_principal, whole genome shotgun sequence genome. Coding sequences within it:
- the Rk gene encoding G-protein coupled receptor rickets isoform X3 — protein: MCTESRRGTTVAVVLAMFLCRIRTANGQPTSSIGLLESCNVTVDGREFSCRGAGFLSILEPLDAAALLSPVNLTKLDLTNNNITDIPVRAFHRVSTLEVLLLRRNHLRTIADDAFTNLTSLRVLELDDNYLTNIPTAIIKLSGLEDLSLSNNRIETLEEHVFQRVTNLLSLDLRGNPIKEIHRNTFQNLRKLRKLILSNLKKLRIFPNLNDTVSLEVLRLDRARVTSVPTDLCMRCTRLKSLDMKSNFLMEVPNLRNCTDLRVLDLASNMISSLLHEPFKGLNMLHDLLLSNNKLQVIPSDAFTGLSRLQVLDLESNYIEYIHPDAFKETKQLEDLNLGNNVFPALPTLGLSGLLHLKTFNNPALREFPAPERFPRVQTMILSYAYHCCSFLSLEAEDPVTKPSVQESILYPTDIEIDMTLWNSNFTDIWPQLNNMTDKFGSQINELWANFGTDFTYPGNLPSYVEDYFEEQNSRATVPTQTLPSHVQCLPQPGPFLPCQDLFDWWTLRCGVSKMDVPRFLVCNLAAADFFMGIYLGLLAVVDASTLGEFRKYAIPWQTSAGCQLAGFLGVLSSELSVYTLAVITLERNYAITHAMHLNKRLSLKHAGYIMTVGWCFALSMASLPLIGVSDYRKFAICLPFETTGSAALAYVIFLMLINGVAFLILMGCYLKMYCAIRGSQAWNSNDSRIAKRMALLVFTDFLCWSPIAFFSLTATFGLQLVSLEQAKVFAVFVLPLNSCCNPFLYAILTKQFKKDCVLICKAIEESRVTRGIGRCRHSSNFSNRQTPVNTNSLVDRSSRDNQPPCACNSRLLETSQCSGYRRWGTRILWPCAKDTRPRHARSDQYAYQIAEIQQKQHKRASSVSSSENFSSSRSDSWRQTHHCGIPLRLLDPKRRGSSWLITRKPSQDSNLSSSRNDSSGSATTASTSTWRMSRSSASLEVTARNTPRPAKSKPRLTRQLAIQEPEPPGSPSRLAVRLLATIPSAAETSDQQDDDNTPQN
- the Rk gene encoding G-protein coupled receptor rickets isoform X1, encoding MCTESRRGTTVAVVLAMFLCRIRTANGQPTSSIGLLESCNVTVDGREFSCRGAGFLSILEPLDAAALLSPVNLTKLDLTNNNITDIPVRAFHRVSTLEVLLLRRNHLRTIADDAFTNLTSLRVLELDDNYLTNIPTAIIKLSGLEDLSLSNNRIETLEEHVFQRVTNLLSLDLRGNPIKEIHRNTFQNLRKLRKLILSNLKKLRIFPNLNDTVSLEVLRLDRARVTSVPTDLCMRCTRLKSLDMKSNFLMEVPNLRNCTDLRVLDLASNMISSLLHEPFKGLNMLHDLLLSNNKLQVIPSDAFTGLSRLQVLDLESNYIEYIHPDAFKETKQLEDLNLGNNVFPALPTLGLSGLLHLKTFNNPALREFPAPERFPRVQTMILSYAYHCCSFLSLEAEDPVTKPSVQESILYPTDIEIDMTLWNSNFTDIWPQLNNMTDKFGSQINELWANFGTDFTYPGNLPSYVEDYFEEQNSRATVPTQTLPSHVQCLPQPGPFLPCQDLFDWWTLRCGVWVVFLLAMLGNGTVVFVLIFSRSKMDVPRFLVCNLAAADFFMGIYLGLLAVVDASTLGEFRKYAIPWQTSAGCQLAGFLGVLSSELSVYTLAVITLERNYAITHAMHLNKRLSLKHAGYIMTVGWCFALSMASLPLIGVSDYRKFAICLPFETTGSAALAYVIFLMLINGVAFLILMGCYLKMYCAIRGSQAWNSNDSRIAKRMALLVFTDFLCWSPIAFFSLTATFGLQLVSLEQAKVFAVFVLPLNSCCNPFLYAILTKQFKKDCVLICKAIEESRVTRGIGRCRHSSNFSNRQTPVNTNSLVDRSSRDNQPPCACNSRLLETSQCSGYRRWGTRILWPCAKDTRPRHARSDQYAYQIAEIQQKQHKRASSVSSSENFSSSRSDSWRQTHHCGIPLRLLDPKRRGSSWLITRKPSQDSNLSSSRNDSSGSATTASTSTWRMSRSSASLEVTARNTPRPAKSKPRLTRQLAIQEPEPPGSPSRLAVRLLATIPSAAETSDQQDDDNTPQN
- the Rk gene encoding G-protein coupled receptor rickets isoform X5, whose protein sequence is MSLSNNRIETLEEHVFQRVTNLLSLDLRGNPIKEIHRNTFQNLRKLRKLILSNLKKLRIFPNLNDTVSLEVLRLDRARVTSVPTDLCMRCTRLKSLDMKSNFLMEVPNLRNCTDLRVLDLASNMISSLLHEPFKGLNMLHDLLLSNNKLQVIPSDAFTGLSRLQVLDLESNYIEYIHPDAFKETKQLEDLNLGNNVFPALPTLGLSGLLHLKTFNNPALREFPAPERFPRVQTMILSYAYHCCSFLSLEAEDPVTKPSVQESILYPTDIEIDMTLWNSNFTDIWPQLNNMTDKFGSQINELWANFGTDFTYPGNLPSYVEDYFEEQNSRATVPTQTLPSHVQCLPQPGPFLPCQDLFDWWTLRCGVWVVFLLAMLGNGTVVFVLIFSRSKMDVPRFLVCNLAAADFFMGIYLGLLAVVDASTLGEFRKYAIPWQTSAGCQLAGFLGVLSSELSVYTLAVITLERNYAITHAMHLNKRLSLKHAGYIMTVGWCFALSMASLPLIGVSDYRKFAICLPFETTGSAALAYVIFLMLINGVAFLILMGCYLKMYCAIRGSQAWNSNDSRIAKRMALLVFTDFLCWSPIAFFSLTATFGLQLVSLEQAKVFAVFVLPLNSCCNPFLYAILTKQFKKDCVLICKAIEESRVTRGIGRCRHSSNFSNRQTPVNTNSLVDRSSRDNQPPCACNSRLLETSQCSGYRRWGTRILWPCAKDTRPRHARSDQYAYQIAEIQQKQHKRASSVSSSENFSSSRSDSWRQTHHCGIPLRLLDPKRRGSSWLITRKPSQDSNLSSSRNDSSGSATTASTSTWRMSRSSASLEVTARNTPRPAKSKPRLTRQLAIQEPEPPGSPSRLAVRLLATIPSAAETSDQQDDDNTPQN
- the Rk gene encoding G-protein coupled receptor rickets isoform X4; translation: MCTESRRGTTVAVVLAMFLCRIRTANGQPTSSIGLLESCNVTVDGREFSCRGAGFLSILEPLDAAALLSPVNLTKLDLTNNNITDIPVRAFHRVSTLEVLLLRRNHLRTIADDAFTNLTSLRVLELDDNYLTNIPTAIIKLSGLEDLSLSNNRIETLEEHVFQRVTNLLSLDLRGNPIKEIHRNTFQNLRKLRKLILSNLKKLRIFPNLNDTVSLEVLRLDRARVTSVPTDLCMRCTRLKSLDMKSNFLMEVPNLRNCTDLRVLDLASNMISSLLHEPFKGLNMLHDLLLSNNKLQVIPSDAFTGLSRLQVLDLESNYIEYIHPDAFKETKQLEDLNLGNNVFPALPTLGLSGLLHLKTFNNPALREFPAPERFPRVQTMILSYAYHCCSFLSLEAEDPVTKPSVQESILYPTDIEIDMTLWNSNFTDIWPQLNNMTDKFGSQINELWANFGTDFTYPGNLPSYVEDYFEEQNSRATVPTQTLPSHVQCLPQPGPFLPCQDLFDWWTLRCGVWVVFLLAMLGNGTVVFVLIFSRSKMDVPRFLVCNLAAADFFMGIYLGLLAVVDASTLGEFRKYAIPWQTSAGCQLAGFLGVLSSELSVYTLAVITLERNYAITHAMHLNKRLSLKHAGYIMTVGWCFALSMASLPLIGVSDYRKFAICLPFETTGSAALAYVIFLMLINGVAFLILMGCYLKMYCAIRGSQAWNSNDSRIAKRMALLVFTDFLCWSPIAFFSLTATFGLQLVSLEQAKAIEESRVTRGIGRCRHSSNFSNRQTPVNTNSLVDRSSRDNQPPCACNSRLLETSQCSGYRRWGTRILWPCAKDTRPRHARSDQYAYQIAEIQQKQHKRASSVSSSENFSSSRSDSWRQTHHCGIPLRLLDPKRRGSSWLITRKPSQDSNLSSSRNDSSGSATTASTSTWRMSRSSASLEVTARNTPRPAKSKPRLTRQLAIQEPEPPGSPSRLAVRLLATIPSAAETSDQQDDDNTPQN
- the Rk gene encoding G-protein coupled receptor rickets isoform X2, with translation MCTESRRGTTVAVVLAMFLCRIRTANGQPTSSIGLLESCNVTVDGREFSCRGAGFLSILEPLDAAALLSPVNLTKLDLTNNNITDIPVRAFHRVSTLEVLLLRRNHLRTIADDAFTNLTSLRVLELDDNYLTNIPTAIIKLSGLEDLSLSNNRIETLEEHVFQRVTNLLSLDLRGNPIKEIHRNTFQNLRKLRKLILSNLKKLRIFPNLNDTVSLEVLRLDRARVTSVPTDLCMRCTRLKSLDMKSNFLMEVPNLRNCTDLRVLDLASNMISSLLHEPFKGLNMLHDLLLSNNKLQVIPSDAFTGLSRLQVLDLESNYIEYIHPDAFKETKQLEDLNLGNNVFPALPTLGLSGLLHLKTFNNPALREFPAPERFPRVQTMILSYAYHCCSFLSLEAEDPVTKPSVQESILYPTDIEIDMTLWNSNFTDIWPQLNFTYPGNLPSYVEDYFEEQNSRATVPTQTLPSHVQCLPQPGPFLPCQDLFDWWTLRCGVWVVFLLAMLGNGTVVFVLIFSRSKMDVPRFLVCNLAAADFFMGIYLGLLAVVDASTLGEFRKYAIPWQTSAGCQLAGFLGVLSSELSVYTLAVITLERNYAITHAMHLNKRLSLKHAGYIMTVGWCFALSMASLPLIGVSDYRKFAICLPFETTGSAALAYVIFLMLINGVAFLILMGCYLKMYCAIRGSQAWNSNDSRIAKRMALLVFTDFLCWSPIAFFSLTATFGLQLVSLEQAKVFAVFVLPLNSCCNPFLYAILTKQFKKDCVLICKAIEESRVTRGIGRCRHSSNFSNRQTPVNTNSLVDRSSRDNQPPCACNSRLLETSQCSGYRRWGTRILWPCAKDTRPRHARSDQYAYQIAEIQQKQHKRASSVSSSENFSSSRSDSWRQTHHCGIPLRLLDPKRRGSSWLITRKPSQDSNLSSSRNDSSGSATTASTSTWRMSRSSASLEVTARNTPRPAKSKPRLTRQLAIQEPEPPGSPSRLAVRLLATIPSAAETSDQQDDDNTPQN